The genomic stretch CAAATTGTTTCTTCCCAGTTAACATCAccctaggggtagctaggtggtacagtggatagagtactggctctggagtcaggagttcctgagttcaaatctggcctcagacacttgacactaactagctgtgtgaccctgggcaagtcacttaaccctcattgccctgcaaaaacaaaaccaaaaacaaacaaacaacaacaacaaataacaacccccccccaaaccaaaaacaaacaaacaaaaacaacaccctAAAACCTAGCACATTGAATACAGAGcctacatttctatagcacttttaaaacttttcacatatcctctggtttttaaagcccttcagaggctggtcccttcctacctttctgcaATTCTTATGCCTTGCACTCCCAagatccagtgaccctggcctcttTCCTGTTCCTCAGATGTGACAGTCCATTTACAGACTCCAagtattttccctggctgtctgtcccctatgcctggggCATTCTGTCACCTCATCTCTGGCTTCCCTGCCTTTCTTCAAGCCTCAATAAATTTCCACTATCTATAAAAAGTTTTTCCCAGTCCTCcataatcttagtgccttccacCTGACACtacctccaatttattctgtatatttctGGCTTGTACCCAgttccttttttattcctttctttgtatccccagcgttTAGTGCAATGCCTACACGTTGTAGGTCCTTTAAAAATCCTAGCTGATTGGCTACTCAAAGCATCATCACGCTCAATTATTTCCCCCAGTTTTGTGGATGAATTTCTCCAATACTCTAAGAAGCCGTGATTTGATTGTTAAGTCCCTTTACCATTCAGGCAGATTGTCACACCTCAACAACTCAGTAAATGGGAGTTGAGGGTTGCTGTGACTGAACAGTTCATCATTGGTACATGATGTTATATAGCCTTCAGGAACCCAGGGTCCACTCTGCCCCACAATGAGGCACCAGGGGGAAATTTTTTGTGGAAGCTGCTTTGTGAACCAGCAATGGAAGCTAATTTTAGATTTAATGAAACATAATGAGGAAAACAAATCTGCTGGGCAAATTCCCAAGTATTCTTTCCAAAGCTTTCTAGACCCCCAAAATAACTTACAAATCATTCTGTCTTTTGGATTGTCTCCATTCACTACTCCTTTTCCATCCTGATGACTAAGACAACatagtctttctctttttcaggctaCTTGGGCTGTGCATGTCCTTTAATTACTTCTTTTCCTGTTCAAGGCTGCCCTTGTTCCTTTAAACTTGACTTCGCatgcataaaacaaaaattcagagtAGACACATTGTGTAACAGCCCTTGCATTGTTGCTCAGGATGACCCCCAAACTCCACACCTGGCTAAAATATAGCTTTCTGGACTTGAAAAGTCCTTACTTAGGACTCGTCCTTGATTGATGTCAAGGTTGAAGGCACTTCAACTTTACCTTctctttatctccatttttttttttttgtctcgaGGGCCTGAATTTTAGATTTATGCCTCAGCTCattccaacaaaaaaaaaatcaattttacatggaagtgcttttaaaaaacaagtgaAAACCAGAATGACATCAAAACAACCTGAGTTTTTCATTCCCattgaccttaaaaaaaaaagccagacagTACTCCTGCTCCTATTGATCTGTTTGTGGTACCCATCTAAAGGAATAATGCACCTCTAAAAATAGTGAAAGCTCTTTTTAATGGATTCAGAGATGCCTTTTAATTTGCAAAGGAATGTGTAAAGAAGAAACCAAGGGACTGAAACAGAAACTTTGGATTAATGTAAAGATGTGTTCACAACACTTTCATATGTGATTTTTGCCTTGTGAAGAAGAAACTCTTGACACCAACCAGAACCTCTCTAATTGCTAATTAATAATGGCATtggatatttccaaattgcttactGAACATTTTATAAAAGACATATAATTTCCAATATAAAGTGAAACTAAATTCAAAGAGAATATTATGCTCAATACTCTGCTATACTAGCCTCTGAGTTACCATTAACAACCTCCCTTTTATTTTTAGTCCCTTTCTATTTTATGCCTTCTACTGCTTGACCATAACCCAAACTGGGCTTTTCCCTGAAGACACCACACCACTCATGACCCTCTCTAGGGCTGGCAAATCCCTTTCTCATGTCTTTGAAGTCAATGACCCAGGAGGAGTTAGCCTACTCCTTGTTCCCCTTGCTCTGTCACTCTTACTCAGTGGCCTCCCCCTTCCTTTAAAGTTAttactttctcttccctccatccttGTGACTGCTCTGTATTGACTTCCAGGTCACTCTTCTACCTTACTCCATGTATTTTAGTCCCTGGCTTTCCACATTATGCCTTGACTTCCAATTGTGGTCATCTCAGTTTCTATTGAGGATCCTTTTACCACCTAGCCAACTCGCCATTCTTGATTTCCCatatttctatctccattctGCCTCAGAATGCAGTTGTTCACACTTTAGAACTCCTGAGAATCCATATTCCCTGATACCAATTTCCAAAATGGATAACTCTTAGAAATCTGCTTTTTCTCCATAATCTCCTGCCTTCTGTGGCTCTCAGCTTTGTTCTGAACTAGTTCATCACCTTCAACTTTGACCTTTGGTTCAgttcctcaatttctcatcttgTTTTCTCAGTTCATTATACCTGTTTCAGCTTCATTTCCTTCCCATCATAGTCCTGACCCTATAACCAGCCATACTGCTTAACTCTTGGATTCCCATTGCCTTCTTTTTGTTGCCCCTTCTCTGCTAATTCCTCTTCTTGAATAACTTCTACTACCTACCTTCTATTCCCAAGTAACCAAATCCTCTTGCAGAAAGTCATGATGTTGTTCTGACTACATTAACCATAACTCATACTATCTAACTTCAACTAGGCCCACATAACTGCATGAAAATCCTTTATAAAAGGAATGGAttcgtgggcagctaggtggcacagtggataaagcactggctctggattcaggaggatctgagttcaaatgtgacctcaggcacttgacacttactagctgtgtgaccctgggcaagtcacttaaccctcattgccctgcaaaaaaccaaaaaccaaccaaccaaacaaacaaaacaaaaaacattttgtaatttcTCTTCTACGACTTCTTTCTGCCTACAAACACATGTCTGccctaattaaaaaacaaaaaccaaaccctcaaactcaaaatttctttctattgattctgctcctctctctctctcagcccaTGCTCCTCTTCTGCATTCATTTGTCCTAGAATGAGTAATTGCTATCATCTCCATCTTTTTAACCACTTACTTCTCAATTCCTTGCAATTTGGGTTCCATTTCCATGAACAAAtactaaaacatttattttcaagtTCACCAGTGACCTCTTAATTACCGAAtagcaatgttttgttttttgtcttttttttttattctccttgATGTTTCTGAAGCATTTGAAACTGTTATCTACCTCCTTCCTTCTCGATACTCTCTTGTGGTTCTTTTACTGCTTCCGGTgtcctttctcattcctttttctgtACTTTCTTCCTAATCATAGGTATCTCCCAAGGCTCTCTGTTCCTGGCCTTTCTCTGCCCTCTGTCAGAGTCATCTATTTTCATTATTCCAGTGATTATCCATATGCAGATGACTCCAAAATCTATATCTCTGGTTTCAGCCTATTCTTTAATCTCTAGTCCAtggataacaacaacagcaactaaTAGCTACTATGCATTTCCACCTGAATGTCCCAGGGCCACCTAAAGCTAAATGTGTCCCAAAttgaattcataattttcttccttaagcTTGTCTTCTTCCCAATTTACCTATTACTAATGATGACACCATTATCATTCCAATTTCCAATCCAAACTGTTTTAGATCCTTTCATTTCACCATCTCCTGACCTTCAGCCATCATTTACTGATTTGAAACCTGCAATTTCCATTAAGTTccatctcctcctttccttttcatattgcctttgtccattagaatgtaaactccttcagggcaaagattttatttttgcttgtatttgcatccctGACACAGTACATACAGTGCCTGATATAGAGTGAGTATTTAagtccttttttcctctctccttccctccttttctccctctctttccttccttccacattgTTGCCACCATTCTTAATGCCCTCATAATCTCTATCTTGAATTATTATAATCATCTCTTTATTGATCTCCCTGCtgctgttctcttctctctccacataAATTTTTTATACCGATGTTCAAATAATTTCTCAAGGTATAGAACCACCAATGGCTCCCCTAAGCCTACCAGgggaaaaaacaattaatttattattttaatattcaaagcCTTTAACAATCTGGCTCTGAGGTAACTGTCAAGCTTCATTTCACATTCCTACCCTTTGAATAATTTTCATTCCACCTAAATAGGATTAGTAGGTGATCCTTGATTTCACCCTGCCCCATCCAAGCTCCATGCATTTACATGGAGTGTTCTTTATACCTGTAACAGGTTCCCTGAATAGGTTCACACAATGAAACCTTCTTCCTCATTTAAAGCCAACTAAAATGTCATTTCTTTCCCTCATCCCCTTTCTAAATGGATTGAGTTGATGAAATCCTTTGACAGCTCTTGGCTTTCCAGACTCTCAAAGGCTATTATTTAAACAAATCCTTCCTCTGttgaaatattcttttaaatgtgGTAAAAGATTTTTTATTTGCTGTTTGAGTGGCAATTGCCATCCTCCTAACAGTGATGTTCTTTGCTTGAAAGATGGAATTACTACATTTGCATGCCTTGACACTTACTTTTAGCAATACACATAAAGGTCCAAAATGATAGAAAATTTCAGGTGGGTCATCTTCCCACAACAAGTATCAGCTTGTCATCCTTTACCCCCAATGAATGGTATCAGTACTTAGgatgaatgaaatggaaagaagaaacagaaagtgACAGAACTAAAAGATGGCTGCCTCAATCACAAGAcaagataaaaaaaggaaaaaaataatccacCTTGGAAACACAGGACACTATCATTGTCCTGGTGGTTGTTGTTAGTTGTATCCATGTCTTGAAAAGAGGCACTAGGAGGTAATCGTCCACAATCATTCTGGTAGGGTAGATAATGGGCAGCACCATCTtgaggcaggggagggaaaggCTGATGCATGGGGCTCTTTCTGAGAGCCTTAAGCGATGAATTCCTCTCAGGAATGTCTGGAAGCAGCTCATTGATAAGTCTGTGTAATATGCTATTGTCGGGCAaacttcccctcctcttttcggCTTTAATTTGATCACATATATCCTTAAGGGCAGAGTCCAGAGCATCAAACACTGATGATTTGGATTTTGTCTTTTCAGTCTGTTTTTTGGGAGCAGCACTTTTTTTCCTCCGGAAAGGCACCGGGCTTACCAGGAAGGCTAACTTAGAGAGACCAGAGTCTATTTCCTGTCGCCTCGAATCCTCAGCAATCTCTTGCTTAGCCCTTTCATGTTTTAACATGGTGGTAAATCGTGTGTAAGAGGCAGGGCATCTCCCCTTGCAGGAGCTGAAGAGGTgccggtggtggtggtggtggtggtgatggtgatggtggtgatggttggAACCGTAGAAGCTCTCTGAGGACGTAAAGGAGAAATGATCAAAGTCGCTCTCGCTGCAGAAGGAGGAGCCCTCTAGGTGAACAAAGTCACTCACATCGGAGACCATTCCATCTTGGTCACTGTCTGAGAACTCCATATGAGATCGTGGCGGTTCATCGCTGGTCACTTCAATGTGAATTGGCACTAGGGTTTTAGGCTTATAGCTTCGCCCGTTCACCTGATTGACGTGTCTCCCTTGGTTCTCTTCCTCCAACAGAGACTCAATGGAAAACCGTCGCTTTGGACACAATCCATTCTGAGGCAGTTCTAAGGCGACAGCGGACAACATTTCATCCCCCAGATTGGGCATGGACTTTGACTTTTGAATTAGCTTCTCAAATTCAGAAATGCGCGTGGGCACCATGTCCCTGGGCACTTCCTCGGTGGAGGATTGGCTCCACCCGCGCAGCATGCCCTTGTATTGTTCCTTTTCATACTGTAATATCCGGGACTTTACCGAACAGATCACCTCGGACTTCATCAACTCCTTGCGGTTAATGCGGTGCATTTTCTTGTACATTTTCAAGAACCCAGGGGCGTCATGTGCCGACTTATGCCGGATCCTCGCCCGGCTATTTGTGCGGTTCTCGGAGATGTAGGGGGAGACCCATGTCAGCGGGCAGCTGTCCTTGGAGTCCTCCTCACATAACAGAGAGCCCAGGCTTTCTGACTTGGTCTGTGGGTCAGGGAAACTATCGTGGTCCTCGTTCAGAAGATCATCGCAACTGCGGGATTTCAATTTGGGTGAAACCGTCTCTTCCGTGCTGCTCCAGACCTCGGCATTCTGCCGTGTCATCTGCCAGCCATTCTTGAAGCTGATGGAACGCTTTGAATCATTCGGCACATCCAAATGCTGCCTGTATGTGCCGCAGTAATCTAACTCACTTGAGGTGTGCTGGTTGTGCCCTGAATAATTGTAAAGGGATGGACATCCTTTGCTACCATCCCCACCTTATAATCCAAAGAGCAGCCCAGCAGAAGAGAAAGATTTCCGGCAGTTAACAGGTTCACAAAGAGAAGACATTGGGTCAGTAAGGATCAGAAAGCAAAGAACAGAGCAAGCAGTTAGTGTAGTTAAACCTAGAAACAGTATACAGATAGTTCAAGCaagaagaaaaatgctaattgtaaCAAGCTAACGAACTGCTCAAATTAATTGACTTTCTCCTCTATTAAAATGTAGTCAACAAAATTAACAgaagagtaaaaacaaaagaatcaatgacTGATAAATCTAATCCACCTAtagcaatgaaaaggaaaagcagtACACCTCTTTTCCTAAATGCATTATGTGAAAAAACGTCAGTATCTATTAAACTGATAGCAAGGCAGGGGAATTGAATGAAAGACTGACGGTTTTGTATAAAAGATGAAGGTCTGTAAACATGAATTCATACTAGCAGATTAGGCTGTTAAAAATGGGTAATACTAATGGCTAATAACAGTTAAAATAAAGCCAACTGTTAGAAAGTTAACATTCAAAAACAGTAGCATGCACTTACTAGGCTTAAGAAGACATGGTGTAGTGTATAGTTTGTAATTGCAGGTAAGGAGAGTGAAATATTACTTAAAATTCAACTCAGAATTCAAAATTGGTCTCTTTATCATCAATCCTATCGACGACGGACAGGGTATGGCAACAAATTATAAGATAATGTGTCCAAGTAGTTTCCCAGTAACTGTAGAACAAATACagcaggacctgggtttgaatcctgggttTGCAATTTAACTATCTACATGACTGCACAAGTTCTACAAAcgttctggacctcagtttcttcatctgtaaaatagagagtAGGACTAGACAGCTTCTAACGTCTCTTTCAGCTCTTGGGTTATGATCCTTGGTGGTGCTGGCTAGTGATTCCCACTTCTCACAGGAAGGCCATGCTTAGGAATTACTTAGACTACCAACACGATAGCCTGACATCATCCTCTAAGTGTAAAAACCAGGGGTTGATATTTAATGTGTAGCGGAATCCATTTTACAGTCATTTTGGTTAGGGCTTATTCAGTCAATCATATCCCTACACAACTTCGAAAAACATCTAGCTTTCTGATTTAGCCCTGGGGATATAGGCTAAGTCACCATGGCCTCAACCTCTCTGTACAGTTCTGCTCCCCAGTGCCCAAGTCCCATCCCAGCAGTAAATTAGGTATTTAGGGAGGTCTTTTTTACTGCTCTATTCCCCAGGGGGCAATTTCAGTCACTGTAGCAATAACAGATACAATAGTCTCCTGGTGATTTGAAAGAATGAATGTATCTCCCTGGGTGTGAAGTTTACTAAGATTGTGGGGAAGACAGTTGGGCACTGGAGAAAATGTGGCTCAGTGATCTGTGAACACTGAAACTGATTTTTGAAACTGAGCATTTTTTTAAGcaagatatttataaaaaattcCATGCCATCTTTAAAACATGCCACTCTGTATTTGCAATGAGTGGATTGACTTCAAGGAATGCATGTGTTTTAAAGCCTCCTAGTAGATTGTACCAGGTTTTAGAAATAATTAccaaaaatttgaaaatttaagAAGATTTGTAATCGgtaatattttttggggggggtgcttcCGTTTTTATTtcccatatatctatatctatagttttatctatctatatctatatagataatcTTAAAAATTGTAGAAATCTCCAAAAATGTTtccaaaaaatagaaacactTCAACATTATTTTATTAACAGACCATTAATAACTTATACAATACTTTGAGTTTATTCATGAAATATATGTGATTgtcttaaaataaaatgtttaatagaCATTATGCAAGCAGGAAAATCCCTTTCAATAATTGATGTTTCATCAGCAGGAAATAACCCACATAAGAAGACTCTTCTTTTAAAACTTAACACAAGACATTTCATTCCAGAGATTCTATTTGATCAGCCATAGAGACAAAAGCCATCACTACCTTGGTACTTGTTTTCAGCAAGAACTATGCAGCGAGAAATTAGCGGATAATGTAGCGGCCAAAGAGTTGTTCTCTTACCTTTTGCTTTtgatggggaagaaggagaagagccAGTGAAAGATTTTGTAAGGGTAGTGCTTGGACCTGGGAGATCTGCTCGGGTTGGGCTGGCTCTGTTTGCATTCTGATCACCCACACTTCTGGGGTGACCCACTGCAGGCTcgctcttcctcctttttctgtaGTCACCAGTTATACTTGCAGAgctaagggaaaaaacaaaacaaaacaaaaaaaagtgggggtgggggtgggggagtgagaacaacatccagttcaaaatgagCACTTTCTGAAAACCTGAAGCTAATATGCTGGTCTTATGAATAGGTCAAATAGGTAGTTACCTAGAAGTATAATTACTAATTATACTCCAAGATTGAAATCCCAACTCTTTAGCAATTTATTCATGTGTATTAAACATTTCCCTCTCTCTGTAAtcctattttaaaatggaaagactCTTGGTATTATTCAGTAGTGCATTAAATCAAACACTTTGGTGTGAATGAATTTATCAAAACATGCCCTTCCTTGACTGAAAAGACCCCCTCATCCTcactggggagaagggggaagcaCAGAGGGAAAAGGAGTGGGGGGGGAGACACAAAAAGGAGCACCAATTTCATCTACACCATGATTTTGTTTAGGGAAGTCAAAATGTCCATTCTAGCTTTTTAAGGAACTAAAATTAGTCCTTAGGACCAAGGCTACATTGTtataaactcaacatatccatgTGAAAACCTGAATGACCAATGATTCATCCAGCAGGGTATTGCGATGGAAACGATACTGAATTTAAAGacagaagagctgaattcaaacaTCAGTTCTCCTATTTgttacctgtgagaccttgggcaggCCTCTTAATATCATTGGTTGTCTGcctccttatctttaaaatgaagaggttggatcaGTGGACacccaaggtcctttccaactctgaatctataaAGACAGTGATGATGATTCACTTTGACTATCTGGGCCTCATTTTTGACCAATTTAAAAATGATTACTTTCCATAATATGAACAGACTATTGATTATTGTATTTGTGATGGGGCAGGTGTTTCAAAATAAGTGACAGCAGAATTTTTATTGGAAAAGTTCCTCCCAGAAATGCAGATCTGCATCTTGGTTCTTTTGAGTAAAGAAGGAGGTTAGGAAGCAGGCTGGCATTTTTTACAGGAGATCCAATACCAACTCCAACTAAATGCAGGACCTTGCTATGTATTCAAGTGATTCTATTATGACAACGATTGGGG from Dromiciops gliroides isolate mDroGli1 chromosome 6, mDroGli1.pri, whole genome shotgun sequence encodes the following:
- the SORBS2 gene encoding sorbin and SH3 domain-containing protein 2 isoform X26, whose product is MTARMRAATPLQTVDRPKDWYKTMFKQIHMVHKPDDDADMYHTPYTYNAGLPNAPYTTQSHPAAKMQTYRPLSKSLSDNGADAFKDSSSPLPPPHIPPPVPPFRPRDRSSTEKHDWDPPDRKVDTRKFRSEPRSIFEYEPGKSSILQHERPTDRINPDDIDLENEPWYKFFSELEFGRPPPKKALDYGQDHSSGVSKEASLYQTSLDHSLERPASSASITGDYRKRRKSEPAVGHPRSVGDQNANRASPTRADLPGPSTTLTKSFTGSSPSSPSKAKGGDGSKGCPSLYNYSGHNQHTSSELDYCGTYRQHLDVPNDSKRSISFKNGWQMTRQNAEVWSSTEETVSPKLKSRSCDDLLNEDHDSFPDPQTKSESLGSLLCEEDSKDSCPLTWVSPYISENRTNSRARIRHKSAHDAPGFLKMYKKMHRINRKELMKSEVICSVKSRILQYEKEQYKGMLRGWSQSSTEEVPRDMVPTRISEFEKLIQKSKSMPNLGDEMLSAVALELPQNGLCPKRRFSIESLLEEENQGRHVNQVNGRSYKPKTLVPIHIEVTSDEPPRSHMEFSDSDQDGMVSDVSDFVHLEGSSFCSESDFDHFSFTSSESFYGSNHHHHHHHHHHHHHRHLFSSCKGRCPASYTRFTTMLKHERAKQEIAEDSRRQEIDSGLSKLAFLVSPVPFRRKKSAAPKKQTEKTKSKSSVFDALDSALKDICDQIKAEKRRGSLPDNSILHRLINELLPDIPERNSSLKALRKSPMHQPFPPLPQDGAAHYLPYQNDCGRLPPSASFQDMDTTNNNHQDNDSVLCFQDQESARSYSSAFTDLGRSAPRERRGTPERERLPARAVYDFKAQTSKELSFKKGDTVYILRKIDQNWYEGEHHGRVGIFPISYVEKLSPPEKAQPARPPPPAQLGEIGEAIAKYNFNADTNVELSLRKGDRVILLKRVDQNWYEGKIPGTNRQGIFPVSYVEVIKKNVSKGAEDYPDPPIPHSYSSDRIHSLSSNKPQRPGFTHENIQGGGEPFQALYNYTPRNEDELELRESDVIDVMEKCDDGWFVGTSRRTKFFGTFPGNYVKRL
- the SORBS2 gene encoding sorbin and SH3 domain-containing protein 2 isoform X20, which produces MTARMRAATPLQTVDRPKDWYKTMFKQIHMVHKPDDDADMYHTPYTYNAGLPNAPYTTQSHPAAKMQTYRPLSKSLSDNGADAFKDSSSPLPPPHIPPPVPPFRPRDRSSTEKHDWDPPDRKVDTRKFRSEPRSIFEYEPGKSSILQHERPASLYQTSLDHSLERPASSASITGDYRKRRKSEPAVGHPRSVGDQNANRASPTRADLPGPSTTLTKSFTGSSPSSPSKAKGGDGSKGCPSLYNYSGHNQHTSSELDYCGTYRQHLDVPNDSKRSISFKNGWQMTRQNAEVWSSTEETVSPKLKSRSCDDLLNEDHDSFPDPQTKSESLGSLLCEEDSKDSCPLTWVSPYISENRTNSRARIRHKSAHDAPGFLKMYKKMHRINRKELMKSEVICSVKSRILQYEKEQYKGMLRGWSQSSTEEVPRDMVPTRISEFEKLIQKSKSMPNLGDEMLSAVALELPQNGLCPKRRFSIESLLEEENQGRHVNQVNGRSYKPKTLVPIHIEVTSDEPPRSHMEFSDSDQDGMVSDVSDFVHLEGSSFCSESDFDHFSFTSSESFYGSNHHHHHHHHHHHHHRHLFSSCKGRCPASYTRFTTMLKHERAKQEIAEDSRRQEIDSGLSKLAFLVSPVPFRRKKSAAPKKQTEKTKSKSSVFDALDSALKDICDQIKAEKRRGSLPDNSILHRLINELLPDIPERNSSLKALRKSPMHQPFPPLPQDGAAHYLPYQNDCGRLPPSASFQDMDTTNNNHQDNDSVLCFQDQESARSYSSAFTDLGRSAPRERRGTPERERLPARAVYDFKAQTSKELSFKKGDTVYILRKIDQNWYEGEHHGRVGIFPISYVEKLSPPEKAQPARPPPPAQLGEIGEAIAKYNFNADTNVELSLRKGDRVILLKRVDQNWYEGKIPGTNRQGIFPVSYVEVIKKNVSKGAEDYPDPPIPHSYSSDRIHSLSSNKPQRPGFTHENIQGGGEPFQALYNYTPRNEDELELRESDVIDVMEKCDDGWFVGTSRRTKFFGTFPGNYVKRL